Sequence from the Candidatus Dormiibacterota bacterium genome:
TATGGCCTGGGAGGCCGCGGCGCCTGTGAATAGGCTGCCTGCGGACTGGCAATAGCCTTAAGCTGAACGCCAGCTATTCAGCATAGTGCTCAAACGCAACCGCCAGAGGCGCGGAGCACCGGCGATCCGGCCAGTACAGACTGTTGGCGAATTTACTGTACTGTGTTGCCAGACCATCTTGGCCGCTAACAGCGGCAAGTTGTGATTTCAACACCTTTTAAAGGTAAGACAATTTTATGCCCGTAATAAACTCGTGTCAAACTCAATTAAATTGTAAAGCCAACTAAATTTTACATAAATCGGTTGCCTCGTAAAACAAAAGCATGTACACTTATCCACACCTTGACAACCCGGCACAAGAAGGGTTTTATAGGCTACTCGTACGGCCTCCTGCACCTTCAAATCGAAGAGGTGAATAGCATGAAGCGATACATTAAAACCCTGCTCGTGACTGCACTAGTCATCCTGGGAATAGGCCAGGCGGTCCCGGCATCGGCAAACGCCTCATATGTATACAGCGAGCACGATTCCTGGGTGCAACTGATGGCATCGCCATCGCCAAGGAGCTGGACGAAGATCTGGGTCCATAACCGAGCCACGTTCTGGATGCGATGCTGGACCGACGCTTCCTGGGCAGCCGGAAATTACGGGTCCAGACGCTGGTTCTACGGCAAGGTGCCACCTTACGACAACTGGGGATGGATACACTCCAGCTACGTCAGAAGTCAGGTGAGAACCCCGCACTGCTGACATAGCACAGGACTAACATAGCTGCATACGCTTGGATTTGTCCGCCAAGCCTGGCTCCCTTACGGAGCCAGATCCAGTGTGCAGCACCCTTACGCTTAGCGTCTGATGAGACCTGGGAAGTTCAGGTCGAAAGGGTGAATATCTGTTCAAAATTTTGAGAGGAAGAAGAGCAGATGTAAACTAGTGATTATGGGGCATTGGCGCAGTTGGTAGCGCGCATCCATGGCATGGATGAGGTCATCGGTTCGAACCCGATATGCTCCACCAAAATGATTTAACGGCTAGCTTGGGCAGTTGTGTCCGGCAGCATTATGGGCGCTAGGTACTGAAATGAAACGGGCTACGATGATATTGCTAGTATTTATTCTGGTCTATGCCATATTTGAGATTATAAGGGTTAAAATGCTGATTAGCCGCGCCAATAAGCTGGTTGTGCAGTCTAAGCCATACGAACAATCACAAGCTAAACCTCGTTACCGTGTACTTATTATCGGCGACAGCACGGGGGTCGGCACGGGGGTTAGTAGTCCCGAAAAGTCATTAGCAGGCCTACTCGGCGCTGAATTCCCTGAAGCTGAGATTATTAATCGCTCTATAAACGGCTTGCGCAGCGACCAGTTAGCGGAAAGTCTTGAAAGTCTTCCAGAGAGTAAGTTTAATCTCGTAATCATCCACATCGGTGGCAATGACCTGATTCGGTTTAAATCTCTTAGGAAAGTGCAAAGTAATATCAAGCTGGTTTTGGACTACGCCAGCAATAGATCGGACAAAGTTGCACTATTCACAACCGGCGACCTGAGCAAGACAAGCTTCTTCCCTCTGGCGGCGAGACCCTGGTATGGAAACTCTTCTTCTCGTTTACGCAGCAGTATGAAGAAGCTAGCCACCGAATATGACAATGTCGCTTATATCGACTTATTTAGCTATCCTGATCTCAGCGAAATAAATGGGTATGCCGTAGATGGTCTTCATCTCAATGACGCAGGATACGGGTTATGGTATAAGGCTCTGAAAGATACAATAAAAAAGCCGCTATTTTGAACTTACCCGTGCGGCAATCACGCTATACTAAATACATTATACGAGAATATTATGAGCGATTATTCGATAGTTAAATTAAGCGAGGTCAAAAACTTCTTTAAGGAGAAGGGCTGGCCGGGCGAAATGCGGTTTATGTCTAAGCCGCTAGCAACCGAGCAGGTGGCAGTGAGCTACCGAAAGATGCCGACCGGTAGCGGTGGCAAGGGCGGCTACGGCCACCGGCACAAGGTGCAGGAGGAGGTTGTGTTTGTGCTGGCGGGAGAGCTGGAATTCAAGCTAGATGACAAAATAGAGAAAGTTAAAGCCCCGGCGGCGGTCCGCATTGCACCGCATGTCTTCCGCTCCATCTGGAACAGTCAGCCCAAAGAGGCTGAACTGCTGATTATTTCTAAGAAAATCGAAAACTTAGATGATGATGTGGAGTATAAAGAGAATTTCTGGCCGGAATAGAAAAAGGCTCTGCAATATGCAGAGCCTAAGTCTTGTATCTACGCCAATCTTGATTCGAGTTCGCTGAGCTCGCCTATGAGATCGGGGGTTCTTCAGGCCAATCGGTATAGAATTTTATGTCTTTCGGGTCGACCTGCTTTAGCCCATCCAGTATTTTTGTTACCTCCGCACGAGAAATAGCGTTATAGGTGATAATAATCGTGGTTTGGTCTCTAGTTACGATTCCAATATGATCATCTTTGGTGTAACCACGATCTATATCTCTATCATTAAGCGAATACCAGTAGTGCGTGGGGTCCTTGTAGATCTTTTCGCATCTAGGATGGCCCTCAATTGTTGTTACTACAAAAGAATTGGAGAATAAACACTTGCCATCTTCTTCCACAATTTTAGTTTTTGCCATTTCTGTAATCTCAATTCTTTTTTTCGCTTGAGTATTTCGATGTTTACCAGGTGATCCGTTGTAATAACGGAATTCAATAGTCCGCGAGAAATCATTAACTTTGTTTTCAGCAAGCTGGTATCCTGCTGGCAAGTATTTAGGCTCATAGACTGGGAAGTTTATTTTTGATAACTTCTGCTGATTTACATTTTGAAAACGCTGGCCCCCCATTGTCTTGGTGATCATTGAGTAGGCAAAGAAGGCCAGGCTGGTAAACACTAAAGCGCCAACTAGCATGATAATCATAAGTCTTTTGATACTAATCTGCCACTTAAAGATTCGCTGACCAACTCGAGCCAGGATAAAAAGCAAGATAATCAAACCAATCAGATAACCCGCCCAGCTAGCGAAGACAAGGGCATAAATAATACTGCATTGTATTATGCCTTCACAGCCTAAGCCGAAAGCGTATGTCGGCGAGGGAGTCAAAAATAATGATGCACTGACCAAAAACCCTCCCAGTATTGAGGCTATTTTTGTTTTCTTGGACATTTGACGATACCTGCTTTCGAATTACACATGCTATATGGTTTACCATAATTGTAATGTTTAAGAGGTAACTCGTCTACCAGGTGAATTTATGATGGCCTATATGAACAATATCGCCCGGGTTTATGCCCTGACGGTCAAGCTCACGGGTTACGCCGACTTTTCGCAAAATATCGCGCAGGCGCTCCACGGAGGCATCATTACTCCAATCGGTTCGGGTGGCAAAGCTTTCTATCTTCTGGCCTTCAATTCTATAGCCCTCACCCTCCGAAATCACCTGCCACAAGTCTGGCTGCGTTGCCTCATCTATTACCGGTATGGCGGCTTCAACACGGGCCTCTGCTTGCTGCTCTCTGGCAATTTTTACTAATTTTACAGTTTCGGCCAACAGCTCACTCAGCCCGGTATGGGCGGGGGCAGAAATCGTATATACCGCTTGGCCCGCGGCCTTTTTTATGGCCTTCTGCTTAGACTCCAGCTCTTTTTTATCCACGGCATCGGCTTTGGTTAGAATAACCAGCTGCGGCTTGCCCGTAAGGTCGATCTTATACTGCGAGAGTTCGCCCATGATCGTTTTGTAGTCACTTATTACATCTTCTGAAGTGGCATCGATTAAGTGCAGAATTACGGCAGTTCTTTCTATATGGCGCAGGAATTCATCGCCCAAGCCCTTGCCCTGGCTGGCGCCTTCTATCAGCCCAGGGATATCGGCTACTAAAAAGCTGTAATTGCGAAAATCGACTACCCCCAGATTGGGGATTAAAGTCGTAAAGGGATAATCGGCAATTTCGGGCTTGGCATTAGAGATAACCGAAAGCAGGGTAGATTTGCCGGCATTCGGCAGGCCCACTAAACCGACATCGGCTACCAGTTTTAGTTCCAGAGTCAGCTGGCGGTGCTCCCCCGGCTCACCTAATTCTGCTGCCCGGGGTGCTTGGCGGGCAGAAGCGGTAAAGTGAGCATTGCCAAAGCCGCCGCGGCCGCCGTGGGCAATGATCTGGCTCATACCCTCTTGGGCTAGGTCCCCCAAAAGCTGATCGCCATCCCAGATAGTCGTGCCCTGCGGGACTTTAATAATTACATCTTCGCCGGCTTTGCCATGTTTGCGGTTTGACCCGCCCGGCTGACCGTCGCCAGCTGCTAGTTTGCGCTTGCGGCGGTACTCGGCTAGCGTGTTTAAGTTGTGATCGGCTTCAAAGACCACATTACCGCCCCGGCCGCCATCGCCGCCATCGGGGCCGCCCATAGCCCGATACTTTTCATGGCGGAAATTCACCCGGCCATCACCGCCTTTACCGGCCTGTATTTCGATTTCGACTTTATCTGCAAACACGTCTTGTTTACTCTTATCACCTTATTATAACTAGAAAACCGCTTCTAAGAGCGGTTTTCGTAAGATATGTGTTTTATTAATAGATATATTTGAAGCTTGAAGCCGGTACAGTCCGCTTAGTAACCCTGTTCCAGTTACCGTTGTAGTTCATCTCCGAAACGGTCACAGAATCACCGCTGACTGCCTCTACGTAGGCAACGTGGCCGTAGTAACCGCCGCCGCCCCAGGCAATGGCACCAACTGCTGGAGCCGAACCGGTTTTGTAGCCGCCAGCCCGCGCGTTGTAGAGCCAGCTGACAGCGTTACCCCAGCCCGAAGGCACTGGGCGCCGCATGGCTACATAGTAAGTACAGTAACCGTACGCGTAGTTGCCGCCATTGCCGCCGATGGTAAATTTACCACCTGCAGGCGTGGAAGCCGAAGCAACTGCTTGGGTTGCTGCCGGGCGCCGACCAGGCTCATTAATGACGCCGTCAGGTATTACCACTGTATCACCGGCTTTGAGACCAGTAACTTCCGCGTTATTAAAGGCAATTATCTGAGCCGCATTAGATTGGTACTTGGCTGCCAGGCTATCGGCGGTTTCGCCGGCTGCTAGCTTGTGCTGCACGCCCGAGACAGGCAGTATGGTCAGTTTTTGGCCGACCTTCAGAGCTTCGTCGCCCTTTAAGCCGTTAGCCCAGCGAACAGTGTCGGTCGTAACGTTATATTTGGCAGCTAATGTGGCCAAAGTATCACCGGTCTCTACCTTGTGAGTCTTAATGTCACGACTTACAACACCGGCTGTGTCTACCACTGCGCGGTTAGCCAGAGTGTCATCGCCCGCAGTTATAATGCTGGCTTGTGAATTCAAGGCCTGAGCGGTACTGGTGGCCTCCGAAGCTACAAGTAAATTAGTTTGATCGGCAACCTTTGCAGCCACATCGGCTGAAGCGGCTTCGTCTAATACGGAGCCGTATCCGCCTTGGCTGGCTAGGGGGCTGAGGCGAGTAGTCTGACCGGTAGAACCGGTGAGCACTACGGCCAGCACTAAGCCAACCCCAACGGTGTGCGAAACATACCTGGGAGTTGCCTTAAACCCGGCTAGGGCCTTGATTGAAGTTTGAATAACGCGCCCTAAAGGTGTGAGGGTCGCGGTTTTTTGATTTTTTCGAGTTTTGGGTAGACTTACTACCTGCGGAAATTTTAGTTTGGAAGTCGATCCGGCACCCCTGATTCCGAACCCTAAGGTTTGAAGTGAGCTACCAACAGCTTCTCTAGTACTAATTTTATTCTCCACCCCATCCGCTTATGCGGACTTTAAATGGGTTTAACTTGCTTGTATGTCTTTCTTCCGCACATATATGCGGAAAGGGACAGATTCGACCTAAGTTAACTCTCCGTGCGACATTTCAAACAGGTAATTGATAGACGTAAAAGCAAAACCAACTGATGTAATAACCCTTACGCTTATCAATGTACTCGAGTAGTGTAACAAGCGTGGCAAAGACTGTCAATATGGTGTTTTTGGCTCTAGTGAGCCAAAAAACGACAGTTTTCAGGGTAATTTTAATTAAAAATGACATTTTTGACGAAATATGGTGTAATAATATAAAGCTTATGCTCTAAGCAGTTTAAAAAAGGCGGCTAGGAAGCCCTAATCTGGTATTACTTCAGGTATTTAGCGATATTCTGCTCGTGCTCGGCCAAGGTTTTAGCAAAATGATTTTTGCCATCCTTACCGGAAATAAAGTAGAGGTAATCATTCGGCTTGGGGTTGGCCACGGCGCGCATTGCAGAGATCCCAGGATTACAGATAGGCCCGGGCGGCAGACTGTTAACTTTATAGGTGTTATAGGGCGAATCAATCCCGACATCAAGCTGTTTTTTGCCAATCAGCTCGCCGGCATAAGCTGCAGTTGGATCGGCCTGCAGCGGCATACCCCTTTTTAAGCGGTTCAAGTATAACTGGGCTACCATCGGACGGTCTTCCTCTTGGTGTACTTCGCGCTCAACGATTGAGGCCAGGGTAAGGCCCTGGTGGAGATTCAACCCTTGGGCAGCCCAGCCGTCTGTTACCTTAGATTCCTTAATTTTAGCCCCGAAATTTTCGAGCATTTCCGCGACTAGCAGCTTTGCCTGTACCGGTTTAATAAGATCGTAACTGTCTGGAAACAAGTAGCCCTCCAAGGAAACTTCGGCCGGCTTGGATGCTAGAAAATCATAAGTGTACGGCTGTCCCAGTGCGGCATCGAAATCGGCCGGATTAATTCCCTTATCTCCTAAAATCTGCTTCATCTTAATTATCGTCGTCCCTTCCGGGAATACTGCTCTGTTCACCGCTACCCTCCCTTCGGCAATTTTTTTGGCTATTTCTCTGGTTGATTCATTGGCTGCGAATTCATAACTGCCGGCCTGCAGCCGACTGCGCAACCCATGCAGTGTGACGTATATATTAAAGGCCGGGGCGCTTCTAATCAGCTTTTTGGTTTTCAGTTCCCGAGAAAGCTGCTCCACACCTACACCTTTTTTGAGCACATAGGTTTTAGATTCAGCAGAATTTAAATTAATCGGCCTCAGACTCAACTGATACCAAGAGAAAAATCCGAACAGCGCTCCCAAAACGACCGAACCGGCCAACATAATATAATTACGCGGTATCATATTCATTCAGATAATCCTCCAAAATAATTACGGCCGCCTCTTGGTCAACCAAACCCTTCTCTTTACCGCGCGCCTTTTTTGCACCCAGCCGATCTATAGCTGCCTCGCTAGTGCCAGCTTCATCGACCATCTCAACCGGTACGCCTAGTTCAGCCTGCAGCTCTTTGGCAAAGGCGGCCGCCAGCTTTGTTTGAGCCGTTTCCTCCCCCTCGAGGCTCCTGGGCAGGCCGACCACAACAGTATCTACATCCTCTGACGCCACTATTTGCTTGAGGCGCTCGAATAAATCATCATTATTGGAAAGAGTAGTGAAGGGTACTGGAAATTTGGCTTCCATGTCGGCAAAAGCCAGGCCAACCCGCTTTAAGCCGTAATCAATGCCTAGAACTTTAGCCATTACTGATTGTTTTCACCTAGGCCTGCGACCTTAATCTCTATCTTAATCCGCTTAACCAGCGGCGGCATATTGGTGGCCCAGACCGGAGAGAGCTTAATTTCAGCCCGTTCCACTCCAGGCTGGCGGGCAGCCAGCTCCACAGCTTCACCATACTTCTTGCCTTTCATTTCTTTGGCTAGGCTGCCGCGGTCGATCCTCGCCCCGGCGTAAGCCTCCACCGCGGCATCGAACTTACCACCCTCTTTCTTGGTCAGCTTAATGGTATCCGTGCCATCATCATAAATCTCATTCTGGTCGCCTATCTGCTTCTGAATCTGCTTTTTGACCAGTTCCGAGAATTGGTTTTTATCAACCGCCAGAGCAGTGTAGGCGACCTCCATATTGATAGTCACTTGAGCGCCCTCTTGGTCAACTCCTGGAGTAGGAACGGCCGCGGTCACCTTTTGCTCAATCGATTCATTCAGCACCCGTTTGTCCTTGGCTTTAGCAACAAGCTCCTTGGTTGAACCTGGCTTGTCTTTCTCCAAGGCCGCCGTTTTGGCCTTATCTATATCACTTTGGGTTACCACCTGAATCGTTTTGGTCGTACCGCCCTGCATTTGAGTGCCGCTGATCCTGAAATTAGAGTTTAGCGCCGGACTGGTATAGCTCCTGGGTCCCAGATTGTAATCATCGCCGTTTTGGGCGGCTGTCACATTCACATCAACAGTAGATGAATTACAGACGCTGCCACCGCCGCTAAATGACCCGCCAGGAACAGTTACAGCATTGTCTGTTGTGAAGTTCTTACCCGAAGCGGTCATTACGGTTCCGGCCGGCAAGCTGCGTGAGCTGGAATCCTCACAGTTTTTAATACTGACCGAACCGCTTGCCTTGGTACCCACATCTTTTTTGCCAGTAGCCGGTCCTTTGGCCGTTAGGGTTTTGGAGACGTCCAGAGCAGTCGCCGGTATAATGCCGTCTTCATAATGAGGCTCCTGGGCATTAGTATCGGCCGTAAAACTGAAACTAGCATTCACCTGAGCAGCTTTGGCGAATAATGTTACCTTTGCGCTAGCCAAAAAGTAATTAGCGGCCAGTAAAAGAATGAGAGCAACTACACCAGCAATAATCCACAGTGTGCGCTTCTGCAGCTGGTTAAAATCCGGTATGCGCTTCTTCTTAGCACCAGCCGGTTTAGCGGCCGCGGCTAGGGGAGTGGCGGCTGGCTCGGCCAGAGGGGTCTTGTGTACGGCGGGCGGTTCCGGCTCTGAGTGGACTGGCGGGGGAGGGGGAGGCGGGGGAGTACCGACTTCCCCTGCATCTACCTCCTCTTCTGGTCCCACCGGAGCTGCCGAGGGCGGGATGCGCGGCTCTTCGCCAACCTTGGAAGCAACTGGTATCCCCACCCGGCCGGCCAAGTTACTCGCCTGCTTGTCGTTGGTTACCAGTACCAGCTTCTTGCCGGCATCATCGGCCGCTTTTTTAATCAGTTTCTGGTTTATGACAGATTGGAAAAGTGTGGAGCGTCCAGCCGCTACCACCTGCACGGTATCACTGTCGAAATGCAGCAGCTTATCTATCGCCGAAGTAATGTCTTCGTCGGTTTCCAGGTATATTGCGTTGTCTTTGTTTGCTGCCATTATGCCTGTAGGGTTTTGCTTAATTTTTGCATAACACTTTCCGTAATGCTACCGGTATTAATTACATCCAGGCCCAGGTTTGCCAGTCCCATCGGGGTAATATCGGCATGGCTTGTCAGTTGGCCGGTCTTATCTACTACCCTATTCACTTCCTTGGGAGAAATATGGCTCACGATAGGCTGGCGGGCAAAATGCAGACGTTTGTACCACTCTCCCTGTAAAGCCTGTACCACTTGGGGTAGACCGGTACCGCCACCACAAAGCAGAATTTTAGCCGGCAGGTGGTCGAGCCGGGTGAATTCGGCCAGCGAAAGCTCCACTCCGGAAAGCCAGACATTAATGTCGGCATTCACGGCCTCTTCGACTGCCTTACGGTCCTCCGGCTTCTCCATTTTACCGGCCGAATACTCCAGTTTCATCTGCTCGGCTTTCTCAAAGCTGACTCCAGCAATCTGGGCAATACGCTTGGTAAACGAACGGCCACCAATAGCAAACATTTTAGTGCCCTCTACGCCACCATTATTTACCACGGCTATATCTGTAGTGCCGCCGCCGATATCTATGAATATGGCGCTGAAATCCGCCGATTGATCATCTCCTACCGATTTAGCTACAGCAAACGGCTCGGCCGCGATATTGATGAGGTTCAGATCTAGATTATTAGCCACGCTCTGTAGTGCGCCAATGTGCACCATGGGCGCAAAGGCGTTAAAAAGCTGAATCGTTACATCTCTCCCCTGGAACCCAATCGGATTGGTAACCCGATAGCCATCAATCTGCACATCTACAATTGCGGTATTCACCATCTTCACATCTATGTCCTGCTGGCCGGTTTCCCAAGCCAAATTCTCTTTGGCCTTGTCGTATGCTTTCACCTGTACGCGATCTAAGATTTTGCGCAGCTCGAGCATTTCTATACGATCGGTGGGGTTCGTCCGCTTGTATCTGACTGTGGTAGAGGTGCCCTTTACAAGTTCCCCGGCAATTCCCACCACCGCATCGCGGGCCACTACCCCACTCATCTTTTCGGCTGCTTTCAGGGCAGCGTCGCAATTATCTACCACGCCGGCAATATCTGTGACGGCACCAGACTGCATATCGGTCAGCCTCTGGCGCTGCCGTCCTACACCGAGTATTTCTACAGTTTGATTACCGCCCGGATCGCCGACAACCTGGCCAACCAGCGCCTTGACGAATTCGGTGCCGATATCTAGTGCTACCAGATATTGCGCGGCTTGACCGCCCTTTTTAAATTTTTCAATAAATTTTAAAGCCATATGCCCTTTTTTAGCACATTCACTCTCTTATTTTAACCTTAACCAGCTCCGATTACCATAAGCAGATTGGCCCATTTTGGAATTGACAATTTAAACCTTTTGTGCTTAAATACCCCTTATCGGTTTTGTCCCGCGTACCCTTTGGAGAGGATATGATCATCAACCAGGACTTGCTCACAAGAGTTCAGCACTGCTATGACTCATGTGACCCACAACGATTCGCATTCCGGATCGTCGGCAAGATGCTCACCAATGAAGACGAGGAATTGGTAGCTGGCCAGTTGAAGGAGATACAGAAGCTTGTGTACTACCAACTGGCGACTTGCGAGGAGGGTACGACAGCAGAAGTGATACTTGATGAGCTCTGTTCGCGCCATGAAGTACAGCTTTTAACCCACCAGATACTAGCCATTCTGGCTATGCCATTTGGTACTAGAACAGTTGTGATTCAATATTACGACTGCGTTGGAGGCTCGTTCTGTTGGGATGAGCTGGAGGAAACACTCCCGCCCGACACCCGCCGGCTCAACGAAGAAAGTCTTTTCTGGACCGACATCAAGAGCCGCAAAAAGCGCCGCCGTGGAAATCTGCGGCTAGTGCACAGCGCTTGACCCAACCCCACTTAAAGCAAGAACACTTGCCCTAGGCGGGGTTCTTGCTTTTTAAAAATAAAAAAATCGCCTCTGTTTTGGAGGCGAATTTTTTACTACTGTGAGACTTGGGCTGTGGAAACGCTCTGGGCGTTTGACCCCTGCACCGTCAGCTGTCCGGGCGGATGCTGCACGATGTAGACTGCAACTGTGATGATGGCTGCAAAAAGCAACCCGATGGTCAGCTGCAGAACAGCAGACCCGCTGTCTGCATGATCGTTAATCATTTTGTTTTTCCCCTCTTATTTGTTTTTGTTCTAAAGGTTACTTTAAAAGTATCAGAAACGCTTATGCTTTGGCAAGAGTTTTTTTCGTTTTTATAAATAAAGGTGTGATTCACCAAATTTCCGTCACTAAACATTGACATTTTTGTCATATTTTGTAATTATTCATCCATTCTATCCCCATCCTGGAGGAGGGAAGTTGACAGCTGAAGCGACCGTAACCGATGTACGTATCTCAGATGATGAGATAGTGCGTACCGTTCGCCGGTGCCAGCGAGAACTCAGAGACGCCAGGCACCGCTGCGTTCGGAGGCTATGCGAACTCGTTCTGGACAGAGAACCCACAGTTAAGGAAGTGAGCCTGATGGTTCACCGCCTGCGCCATCTGAGCAAGCAAGGAAGGCTT
This genomic interval carries:
- a CDS encoding cupin domain-containing protein; this translates as MSDYSIVKLSEVKNFFKEKGWPGEMRFMSKPLATEQVAVSYRKMPTGSGGKGGYGHRHKVQEEVVFVLAGELEFKLDDKIEKVKAPAAVRIAPHVFRSIWNSQPKEAELLIISKKIENLDDDVEYKENFWPE
- a CDS encoding cell division FtsA domain-containing protein; this translates as MALKFIEKFKKGGQAAQYLVALDIGTEFVKALVGQVVGDPGGNQTVEILGVGRQRQRLTDMQSGAVTDIAGVVDNCDAALKAAEKMSGVVARDAVVGIAGELVKGTSTTVRYKRTNPTDRIEMLELRKILDRVQVKAYDKAKENLAWETGQQDIDVKMVNTAIVDVQIDGYRVTNPIGFQGRDVTIQLFNAFAPMVHIGALQSVANNLDLNLINIAAEPFAVAKSVGDDQSADFSAIFIDIGGGTTDIAVVNNGGVEGTKMFAIGGRSFTKRIAQIAGVSFEKAEQMKLEYSAGKMEKPEDRKAVEEAVNADINVWLSGVELSLAEFTRLDHLPAKILLCGGGTGLPQVVQALQGEWYKRLHFARQPIVSHISPKEVNRVVDKTGQLTSHADITPMGLANLGLDVINTGSITESVMQKLSKTLQA
- a CDS encoding LysM peptidoglycan-binding domain-containing protein, which translates into the protein MENKISTREAVGSSLQTLGFGIRGAGSTSKLKFPQVVSLPKTRKNQKTATLTPLGRVIQTSIKALAGFKATPRYVSHTVGVGLVLAVVLTGSTGQTTRLSPLASQGGYGSVLDEAASADVAAKVADQTNLLVASEATSTAQALNSQASIITAGDDTLANRAVVDTAGVVSRDIKTHKVETGDTLATLAAKYNVTTDTVRWANGLKGDEALKVGQKLTILPVSGVQHKLAAGETADSLAAKYQSNAAQIIAFNNAEVTGLKAGDTVVIPDGVINEPGRRPAATQAVASASTPAGGKFTIGGNGGNYAYGYCTYYVAMRRPVPSGWGNAVSWLYNARAGGYKTGSAPAVGAIAWGGGGYYGHVAYVEAVSGDSVTVSEMNYNGNWNRVTKRTVPASSFKYIY
- a CDS encoding GDSL-type esterase/lipase family protein; the encoded protein is MKRATMILLVFILVYAIFEIIRVKMLISRANKLVVQSKPYEQSQAKPRYRVLIIGDSTGVGTGVSSPEKSLAGLLGAEFPEAEIINRSINGLRSDQLAESLESLPESKFNLVIIHIGGNDLIRFKSLRKVQSNIKLVLDYASNRSDKVALFTTGDLSKTSFFPLAARPWYGNSSSRLRSSMKKLATEYDNVAYIDLFSYPDLSEINGYAVDGLHLNDAGYGLWYKALKDTIKKPLF
- the obgE gene encoding GTPase ObgE translates to MFADKVEIEIQAGKGGDGRVNFRHEKYRAMGGPDGGDGGRGGNVVFEADHNLNTLAEYRRKRKLAAGDGQPGGSNRKHGKAGEDVIIKVPQGTTIWDGDQLLGDLAQEGMSQIIAHGGRGGFGNAHFTASARQAPRAAELGEPGEHRQLTLELKLVADVGLVGLPNAGKSTLLSVISNAKPEIADYPFTTLIPNLGVVDFRNYSFLVADIPGLIEGASQGKGLGDEFLRHIERTAVILHLIDATSEDVISDYKTIMGELSQYKIDLTGKPQLVILTKADAVDKKELESKQKAIKKAAGQAVYTISAPAHTGLSELLAETVKLVKIAREQQAEARVEAAIPVIDEATQPDLWQVISEGEGYRIEGQKIESFATRTDWSNDASVERLRDILRKVGVTRELDRQGINPGDIVHIGHHKFTW
- the mltG gene encoding endolytic transglycosylase MltG — protein: MNMIPRNYIMLAGSVVLGALFGFFSWYQLSLRPINLNSAESKTYVLKKGVGVEQLSRELKTKKLIRSAPAFNIYVTLHGLRSRLQAGSYEFAANESTREIAKKIAEGRVAVNRAVFPEGTTIIKMKQILGDKGINPADFDAALGQPYTYDFLASKPAEVSLEGYLFPDSYDLIKPVQAKLLVAEMLENFGAKIKESKVTDGWAAQGLNLHQGLTLASIVEREVHQEEDRPMVAQLYLNRLKRGMPLQADPTAAYAGELIGKKQLDVGIDSPYNTYKVNSLPPGPICNPGISAMRAVANPKPNDYLYFISGKDGKNHFAKTLAEHEQNIAKYLK
- the ruvX gene encoding Holliday junction resolvase RuvX — encoded protein: MAKVLGIDYGLKRVGLAFADMEAKFPVPFTTLSNNDDLFERLKQIVASEDVDTVVVGLPRSLEGEETAQTKLAAAFAKELQAELGVPVEMVDEAGTSEAAIDRLGAKKARGKEKGLVDQEAAVIILEDYLNEYDTA